From the Lampris incognitus isolate fLamInc1 chromosome 10, fLamInc1.hap2, whole genome shotgun sequence genome, one window contains:
- the hsd17b14 gene encoding LOW QUALITY PROTEIN: 17-beta-hydroxysteroid dehydrogenase 14 (The sequence of the model RefSeq protein was modified relative to this genomic sequence to represent the inferred CDS: inserted 1 base in 1 codon), whose translation MSASLLRYFNKVXIVTGGSKGIVRVFVENGAKVAFCARGTAAGEALEIELNKSGPGSCKFVPCDVSKEEDIKRLIAVTMECHGQIDCLVNNAGWHPPHKRTDETTADEFRDLLNLNLVSYFLASKHALPYLRQTQGNVINISSLVATIGQKHAAPYAATKGATISMTKAMAVDESRYNVRVNCISPGNVMTPLWEQLAGQTPDAAAAIKAGESAQLIGRMGTETECGLAALFLAADATFCTGIDLLLSGGAELNYGFKSQIP comes from the exons ATGTCCGCCAGTCTGCTACGCTACTTTAACAAAG GTATTGTCACCGGAGGCTCTAAAGGGATCGTCAGGGTGTTTG TGGAGAATGGTGCCAAAGTAGCGTTCTGTGCGAGAGGAA CTGCAGCAGGTGAGGCTCTAGAGATTGAGCTCAATAAATCCGGGCCAGGATCGTGCAAATTTGTGCCATGTGACGTCTCCAAAGAGGAAGACATCAAG AGGCTGATTGCAGTGACTATGGAGTGCCATGGACAAATAGATTGCCTGGTTAACAACGCAGGGTGGC ACCCACCTCATAAACGTACTGATGAGACGACTGCAGACGAGTTTAGAGATCTGTTGAATCTGAACCTTGTCAGCTACTTCTTGGCCTCTAAA CATGCCTTGCCATACTTGCGTCAGACTCAAGGAAACGTCATTAATATTTCAAGCCTGGTGGCCACCATCGGTCAAAAACACGCCGCACCTTACGCTGCCACTAAA GGGGCGACAATATCCATGACAAAAGCTATGGCCGTGGATGAAAGTCGCTACAACGTGAGAGTCAACTG CATCTCCCCCGGCAATGTAATGACACCTCTGTGGGAACAACTGGCAGGACAGACACCAGATGCTGCAGCAGCCATCAAAGCAGGAGAGAGTGCTCAG CTGATTGGTCGAATGGGGACAGAAACTGAATGTGGTCTTGCTGCCTTATTCCTAGCTGCGGATGCAACGTTCTGCACAGGGATAGACTTGCTGCTTAGTGGAGGAGCTGAGCTCAACTATGGCTTCAAGAGTCAAATCCCATGA